In a genomic window of Canis lupus familiaris isolate Mischka breed German Shepherd chromosome 13, alternate assembly UU_Cfam_GSD_1.0, whole genome shotgun sequence:
- the LOC111098430 gene encoding mucin-2-like isoform X1 translates to MGRMKGLYLTLGLLALTTCFSTSTTQERQNRLKNRLQMNPSAQASSSPQQILFLRKSGRIPTQLNPSAQQRLGGSRAYLNPAGPKRSPKIKSSQSSAVQQISRKPSNYLNFPVKTRSRTIKFDVNKRAQKLIKSNKLLMDTYTHLKLDKSKIPSYQKNMKPKTKLNLLSKPRIPSQPKSQSKISEQNQNKRKKEQRVIKRNHLSGTKNHQISQPKASQKSAHQKSHQLQNNINITAHKRSSNTKSHILKTKILPRKSKSLSRVNNQQNSDLTKLSATSTGKKYSQRQTRQQRLGPRKTSGKSKLLKYNRSKKVKQKTGPNKPDPTGPRHDQPGQPKPGQKNYKQNVNHLPNQMNSTAPLKINKPKSQQGKMVKKSPRKPKPHFITKVEQNPKKSNSPVVLVGKRNGQHQPKPQAIGSHKIYTLSKLHNNAIKKQRISPTKTSEQKKINQRKYHLNSTKESGNSKPVANRSKKNKKVKKQSGQQRPVCRHCPSGQSRPLQIFPMQQNSYQLSNHRNSSALKKPRIIKYQPGKTTKKLSRKPKPSCGTKFQQKPKVPKRPSISNGPRKGHGQTKPQPLSIKKIFSQAKLHKNPTIRQQKSQVKTCPNIPKHHQTGPLGHYLSKPIRKQSGQRKPEAKATKQKKSRKAKNPPYYSRPPHPVPQFHLPGQPIPRPKVPYPNPLYIHLYKPIQHPASHIHCGKQLGKKHQLHPHRTCQKPALKPKPGFQQHHPGILPTTQPGKLTTNLNPKTSKTVSSGPFLVTTKASAAISSGSTSRKPTTNSLASTTKSSSTSNPTTTAAKSTVSTKPVVNTPKSSTTAKSAVPTNKSSSTNEPSTTITTPTTTTKVISSTKSIANSTPAAFTIKSTTTLKPVIFTTKLTTSPKPGAPTTKPTTIINTVADTSSSATVLLKPTEIPSFSSTGPTTIKPAQMTKSVVKTTKSLPTTTKVNKPTSSISITRRTPASNFSTIVAETTSPLTKSVSPSLLTTTPPATTTVSPASTATLSSVPATTLAGSTLRAANTTKMPATTTVSLSTASPRHTSAATTAAPTTSAPKATLPPLTTKGVPNKVGISTTSVALTTPAPSALPSSASSTSITKSSLSPTAAATNPTSTAEDTTVPMTTAQVFTSTPADITSISTSALTATSMSTGLEVSDTTSDTTATAPMETTASLSKTTGAQSTAPAALGTTKYTVITPETTTNLTSTTTTTPDMLRSTTRTDAAAPLTDTTQITAGETSTPYSSTSDDTTLDYQPEPPDFTSAASYTSPATTQPSTSKDIPLATPAATIAVPTALPKTTSTTNTDLVTTLPAASNISTPSGTIQAATSKAVLPTTATATSISGVTSQSASSTSLGAAASTSITSTTTNVPPLTTEAPTTVSSTVTPSSAASVTTQAATHVSAPLSTTHRATGIALLPISSTGPSTSLANTTTAILDASPQAAAITSPAPTPAPSTPGASTSAATSTLSAYSMSSSTRPASITSPALGSSTATATTAEITMGAISTTSSDSSAPHSTTIGDTTTSPTAIVPSTLLTTDDTTTLSSGILDDTTTDYDLDTTTAASATTSPAPSTTSEPNTTTDDHSSSPAATNISFPSSTIQSVATTSDTTPAATATFAPATTTASLTTTVAGVTNKLASSTTVGTPPATSISTTSVATSILAVTTKGASTDASTLISTTTTSAPFTTSASTSTSPAASSTPPPNTTTPVSSTTVRTLSSAATSTSFTTMTTSAPSPTTQPDTTTAATITPASTTLPIATSTLTTTEPVTSTVVSSPPTTITSASALPSTSRSTTNTALPTSSSTAATSTAPASSTTSPPFTTTQSVSTSSAATSVPTTPTTITTPVTNVATSTVEVSSSSAATMTPVTSTPAPSTSTQPPTSTALLSISSAMSSIPATTIKYSSTTTQADTTTAATITPASTTLPTATSTLTTTEPITSTVVSSSLPTTIISTSALPSTSQRWESSPTTVSTIHMATHSTMVTTANPTTLASTTTPATSTGTQATTAMPGLTTRSAIISTIPTTTMTSVLLTTMSSTSTTPFFSVSSTPTMPVVTTAATTAAPYITSTDASNTPVSTKEIISDIPKTPLLTTTSDSSIPDDTATPDTATPTTMTTSTDITDDDTSTLTPSTFYETIPDGDDGTTKNNTDEPTSDDFTESQTQTESSFTAPLPSSTIYMD, encoded by the exons ATGGGAAGGATGAAAGGGCTCTACTTGACACTGGGCCTCTTGGCACTCACAACCTGCTTCTCA acaAGTACAACACAAGAGAGACAAAATAGGCTGAAAAATAGACTACAAATGAATCCATCTGCACAAGCATCATCTTCACCTCAGCAAATACTTTTCTTAAGGAAAAGTGGTAGGATTCCCACTCAGCTAAATCCATCTGCGCAACAAAGACTTGGAGGCTCTCGAGCCTATTTAAATCCCGCTGGTCCAAAGAGATCTCCAAAGATAAAATCTAGTCAAAGCTCTGCTGTACAGCAAATTAGCCGAAAACCCTCAAATTACCTGAATTTTCCAGTTAAAACAAGATCTAGAACTATCAAATTTGATGTAAATAAACGTGCCCAAAAgttaattaaaagtaataaacttCTCATGGATACCTACACTcatttaaaattagataaatcCAAAATTCCTTCATATCAAAAAAACATGAAGCCCAAAACTAAGCTAAACTTATTAAGTAAACCAAGAATACCTAGCCAACCAAAATCTCAGTCAAAAATATctgaacaaaatcaaaataaacgCAAAAAAGAACAGCGTGTTATAAAGAGAAATCACCTAAGTGGGACTAAAAACCATCAAATTAGCCAACCAAAAGCTAGTCAAAAATCTGCCCATCAAAAAAGCCACCAACtccaaaataacataaatataacAGCTCACAAAAGATCTAGCAATACCAAATCTCATATactcaaaactaaaatattacCAAGGAAATCTAAATCTCTTTCCAGGGTAAATAATCAACAGAACTCAGATTTGACTAAGTTATCCGCAACTTCAACTGGTAAAAAATATAGTCAACGTCAAACAAGGCAACAAAGATTAGGTCCACGGAAAACATCTGGTAAATCAAAACTTCTAAAATACAACAGAAGTAAGAAGGTAAAGCAGAAAACTGGTCCAAATAAACCTGATCCAACTGGACCCAGACATGATCAACCTGGTCAACCCAAGCCTGgtcaaaaaaattacaaacaaaatgtCAACCATCTCCCAAATCAAATGAATTCAACAGCTCCCCTCAAAATTAACAAACCCAAATCTCAGCAaggaaaaatggttaaaaaatctCCAAGAAAACCTAAGCCTCACTTTATAACCAAAGTTGagcaaaatccaaaaaaatctaATTCACCTGTAGTTTTAGTTGGTAAACGAAATGGCCAGCACCAACCTAAACCACAAGCAATAggttcacataaaatatatacactatCAAAGCTTCATAATAATGCAATCAAGAAACAACGAATTAGTCCAACAAAGACTtctgaacaaaagaaaattaaccaaAGGAAGTATCATCTAAATTCTACTAAAGAATCTGGAAACTCGAAACCTGTTGCAAACAgatcaaaaaaaaacaaaaaagtgaaaaaacaatcTGGCCAACAGAGACCAGTGTGTAGACATTGTCCATCAGGCCAATCAAGACCTCTTCAAATATTTCCTATGCAACAAAATAGCTACCAACTTTCAAATCACAGGAACTCATCAGCTCTTAAAAAACCTAGAATTATCAAATATCAGCCAGGCAAAACTACTAAAAAGTTATCAAGGAAACCTAAACCTTCCTGTGGGACAAAATTTCAACAAAAGCCAAAAGTACCCAAACGACCTTCAATTTCAAATGGTCCAAGGAAAGGTCATGGTCAAACCAAACCACAACCATTAAGTATCAAGAAAATATTCAGCCAAGCAAAACTCCATAAAAATCCAACCATAAGGCAACAAAAGAGTCAAGTAAAAACTTGTCCAAATATTCCCAAACATCATCAGACTGGGCCCTTAGGGCATTATTTGAGTaaaccaataagaaaacaatctggcCAAAGAAAACCGGAGGCAAAAGcaaccaagcagaagaaaagcaggaaagcaAAGAATCCACCCTATTATTCAAGACCTCCCCACCCAGTCCCTCAATTTCATCTCCCTGGTCAACCAATACCTAGACCAAAGGTGCCCTATCCTAACCCACTTTATATTCATCTGTATAAACCCATCCAACACCCTGCCTCACACATACATTGTGGAAAGCAACTAGGTAAAAAGCACCAACTTCACCCACACAGAACTTGTCAAAAGCCAGCACTGAAACCTAAACCTGGATTTCAGCAGCATCATCCAGGGATACTTCCTACCACACAACCTGGAAAGTTGACAACAAATCTCAATCCAAAAACTTCTAAAACTGTATCCTCGGGACCATTTTTAGTGACCACCAAAGCCTCTGCAGCCATTTCATCTGGATCAACTAGCAGAAAGCCCACCACAAACTCACTGGCATCTACCACCAAATCTTCCTCAACTTCTAATCCAACAACCACAGCCGCAAAATCCACTGTTTCCACCAAACCTGTGGTTAATACTCCCAAATCCTCCACAACTGCAAAGTCAGCAGTTCCTACCAACAAATCTTCCAGCACTAATGAACCTTCTACAACTATCACTACACCTACTACCACAACCAAAGTTATCTCCTCCACCAAATCCATCGCGAACTCTACGCCTGCTGCCTTCACAATCAAATCCACTACAACTTTAAAACCTGTGATTTTCACTACCAAATTGACCACCTCTCCCAAGCCTGGGGCACCTACCACCAAACCTACTACCATCATTAACACTGTAGCTGACACCAGTTCATCTGCCACTGTATTACTCAAACCAACTGAAATTCCTAGTTTCTCTTCCACTGGCCCTACTACTATAAAACCTGCCCAAATGACCAAATCCGTGGTGAAAACCACTAAATCCCTTCCTACTACCACCAAAGTCAACAAACCTACCAGCTCAATATCCATCACCAGAAGAACTCCTGCTTCTAATTTCTCAACAATTGTGGCAGAAACTACATCTCCTCTCACAAAatcagtttctccatctttattAACCACCACTCCACCTGCTACTACCACTGTTTCACCTGCCAGTACAGCCACACTGTCCTCGGTCCCTGCTACAACTCTGGCAGGAAGCACCTTAAGAGCCGCAAATACTACAAAGATGCCAGCCACAACCACAGTTTCTCTCTCGACAGCATCACCAAGACACACGTCTGCTGCCACCACAGCTGCCCCTACTACATCTGCTCCCAAAGCTACTTTGCCCCCTCTCACCACAAAGGGTGTTCCCAACAAAGTAGGTATCTCTACCACATCTGTTGCTTTAAccactcctgctccctctgcccttccttcttcAGCTTCTTCTACCTCCATCACCAAATCGTCTCTCTCCCCCACGGCTGCTGCCACCAATCCCACATCCACTGCTGAGGACACTACAGTTCCCATGACCACAGCACAGGTTTTCACCAGCACCCCTGCTGACATTACATCTATTTCTACGTCTGCACTGACCGCCACATCTATGTCTACGGGTTTAGAAGTTAGTGACACTACCTCTGACACTACAGCCACAGCGCCCATGGAAACTACTGCTTCTCTTTCTAAAACCACGGGTGCTCAGTCCACCGCACCTGCTGCTCTAGGCACAACAAAATACACAGTGATCACCCCTGAAACAACCACGAATCTTACGTCCACCACTACCACTACTCCTGATATGTTGCGTTCGACTACCAGAACAGACGCTGCAGCTCCACTCACCGACACAACCCAGATCACTGCAGGTGAGACATCAACACCTTACTCTAGCACATCTGATGACACCACACTTGATTATCAGCCTGAGCCTCCTGACTTCACCTCTGCTGCTTCCTATACATCACCTGCCACCACACAGCCCTCCACCTCCAAAGACATTCCCTTGGCCACACCTGCTGCCACTATAGCTGTTCCTACTGCTCTTCCTAAAACCACCTCTACTACTAACACAGATCTTGTTACCACCCTGCCTGCTGCCTCAAATATTTCCACTCCTTCCGGCACCATTCAAGCTGCCACCTCCAAAGCTGTACTTCCAACCACAGCCACTGCCACCTCTATCTCTGGTGTCACTAGCCAATCAGCTTCATCGACCTCACTTGGAGCAGCAGCATCCACAAGTATCACCTCTACTACCACTAACGTGCCTCCTCTGACCACAGAGGCTCCTACCACAGTTTCTTCCACAGTCActccttcctctgctgcttcTGTCACCACACAAGCTGCCACACACGTGTCTGCTCCTCTTAGCACCACACACAGGGCCACAGGTATagccctcctccccatctcctccacTGGACCCAGCACCTCCCTTGCCAACACAACCACTGCTATTCTTGACGCTTCCCCTCAGGCTGCCGCTATCACTTCTCCAGCCCCCACTCCCGCTCCTTCCACCCCAGGTGCCTCCACTTCTGCTGCCACCAGCACTTTATCAGCTTACTCCATGTCTTCTAGCACTCGGCCAGCTTCCATCACATCTCCTGCCCTCGGTTCATCAACAGCCACTGCGACCACTGCTGAAATCACTATGGGTGCTATTTCCACTACTTCATCTGactcctctgctcctcactctACTACCATAGGAGACACCACAACCTCTCCTACTGCCATTGTACCAAGCACCCTGCTCACCACAGATGATACGACAACACTGAGCTCTGGCATACTTGATGACACCACTACCGACTATGACCTTGACACTACCACTGCTGCCTCTGCCACAACCTCTCCAGCTCCTTCTACCACCTCAGAGCCCAACACTACCACTGATGATCACTCCAGCTCACCTGCTGCCacaaacatttcttttccctcttccactATACAGTCTGTCGCTACTACTTCTGACACCACCCCAGCTGCCACAGCCACATTTGCTCCTGCAACAACCACTGCATCTCTGACCACAACAGTAGCTGGGGTCACTAATAAGCTGGCTTCTTCCACCACAGTTGGAACACCTCCAGCAACATCCATAAGTACCACATCCGTGGCCACCAGCATTCTGGCCGTGACCACAAAGGGTGCTAGCACCGATGCTTCCACATTGATTTCCACCACAACTACCTCTGCTCCCTTTACCACATCAGCTTCCACCTCCACTTCCCCTGCCGCCTCCAGCACACCCCCTCCTAACACAACCACTCCCGTCTCATCTACCACAGTCAGGACACTATCCTCTGCTGCCACCAGCACATCATTTACTACCATGACaacttctgctccttctcccaccaCTCAGCCTGACACCACCACTGCAGCCACCATCACACCTGCCTCTACCACCCTCCCCATAGCCACCTCCACGTTGACTACCACTGAGCCCGTCACCTCCACAGTGGTCTCCTCCCCACCTACTACCATCACTAGTGCTTCTGCTCTTCCCAGCACCTCACGGAGTACCACTAACACAGCTCTTCCTACCAGCTCATCCACTGCAGCCACTAGCACAGCTCCAGCCAGCTCAACTACTTCTCCTCCCTTCACCACCACACAGTCTGTCTCTACCAGTTCCGCTGCCACATCTGTCCCTACCACACCCACTACTATAACCACCCCTGTCACAAATGTTGCCACCTCCACAGTTGAAGTCAGTTCCTCGTCTGCTGCCACTATGACACCTGTTACAAGCACACCTGCCCCTTCTACTTCCACACAGCCACCCACCAGCACAGCCCTGCTCTCTATCTCCTCTGCTATGAGCTCCATCCCTGCCACTACAATCAAATACTCCTCAACTACCACTCAGGCTGACACCACCACTGCAGCCACCATCACACCTGCCTCTACCACCCTCCCCACAGCCACCTCCACGTTGACTACCACTGAGCCCATCACCTCCACAGTGGTCTCCTCCTCATTACCTACTACCATCATTAGTACTTCTGCTCTTCCCAGCACCTCACAGAGGTGGGAATCTTCCCCAACAACTGTAAGCACTATACACATGGCCACTCACAGCACCATGGTTACTACAGCCAATCCTACCACATTAGCCTCTACAACCACTCCGGCTACTTCTACAGGCACACAGGCTACCACTGCCATGCCTGGTCTCACTACCAGGTCTGCTATTATTAGCACCATACCTACCACCACAATGACTTCAGTTCTCCTGACCACCATGTCTAGCACTTCAACCACTCCTTTCTTTAGTGTCTCATCAACACCCACCATGCCTGTTGTCACTACAGCTGCAACCACAGCAGCACCCTACATCACTTCAACTGATGCATCCAACACACCTGTTTCCACCAAAGAGATCATTTCTGACATCCCCAAGACTCCTTTGCTCACTACTACATCTGATTCTTCCATACCTGATGATACTGCCACTCCTGACACTGCAACTCCAACTACTATGACAACCAGTACTGACATCACAGATGATGACACTTCAACACTTACCCCTAGCACATTTTATGAAACTATACCTGATGGTGATGATGGCACTACTAAGAATAACACAGACGAACCCACATCAGATGATTTTACAGAAAGTCAGACTCAAACTGAATCATCATTTACTGCCCCACTACCATCAAGCACGATTTACATGGATTGA